From the genome of Triticum aestivum cultivar Chinese Spring chromosome 3B, IWGSC CS RefSeq v2.1, whole genome shotgun sequence, one region includes:
- the LOC123071410 gene encoding delta-1-pyrroline-5-carboxylate synthase 2, translated as MGRGGIGGAVAAADLENSDSTRGFVRDVKRIVVKVGTAVVTGQNGRLAMGRLGALCEQVKELNFQGYEVILVTSGAVGVGRQRLKYRKLINSSFADLQNPQLDLDGKACAAVGQSGLMAIYDTLFSQLDVTSSQLLVTDRDFRDPSFGHQLRETVVSLLDLKVIPVFNENDAISTRRAPYEDSSGIFWDNDSLATLLAKELDADLLIMLSDVEGLYSGPPSDPQSKIIHTYINEKHGKLINFGEKSRVGRGGMQAKVAAAVTAASKGVPAVIASGFVTDSIIKIMRGEKIGTLFHNEANVWDCSKEVTTREMAVAAKDCSRHLQNLSSEERKKILLDIAGALDANVDLIISENEADLAAAQDSGYEKSLVARMTLKAGKITSLAESIRAIADMEDPISHTLKKTEVAKDLVFEKMYCPLGVLLIIFESRPDALVQIAALAIRSGNGLLLKGGKEAMRSNTILHKVITSVIPDAVGKKLIGLVKSKDEIADLLKLDDVIDLVIPRGSNRLVSQIKAQTKIPVLGHADGICHVYIDKSADMDMAKRIVLDAKVDYPAACNAMETLLVHKDLNKTEGLDDLLMELAKEGVVIYGGPVAHDTLKVPKVDSFHHEYSSMACTLEFVDDVQSAIDHINRYGSAHTDCIITTDKKSADTFLQQVDSAAVFHNASTRFCDGTRFGLGAEVGISTGRIHARGPVGVDGLLTTRCILRGSGQVVNGDKGVVYTHKDLPLQ; from the exons ATGGGCAGGGGAGGCATCGGAGGCGCCGTCGCGGCGGCGGACCTCGAGAACAGCGACTCCACCCGCGGCTTCGTCAGGGACGTCAAGCGCATCGTCGTCAAG GTCGGCACCGCTGTTGTCACCGGGCAGAATGGCCGGCTGGCCATGGGCAGGCTCGGAGCTCTCTGCGAGCAG GTGAAGGAGCTCAATTTCCAGGGGTATGAGGTGATTCTGGTCACCTCCGGCGCCGTTGGCgtcgggaggcagaggctcaagtACCGAAAGCTTATCAACAGCAG TTTCGCGGATCTGCAGAACCCACAGTTGGACCTCGACGGGAAGGCCTGCGCTGCCGTCGGCCAGAGTGGCCTCATGGCTATCTACGATACGCTGTTTAGCCAA CTTGATGTAACATCGTCTCAGCTTCTTGTTACGGATCGTGATTTCCGAGATCCAAGTTTTGGGCACCAGCTTCGTGAGACTGTTGTCTCCCTGTTAGATCTTAAGGTGATACCGGTGTTTAACGAGAACGATGCCATCAGTACGAGGAGAGCGCCATACGAG GATTCATCCGGTATATTCTGGGATAACGACAGTTTGGCAACGCTGTTGGCGAAAGAACTGGATGCTGATCTTCTTATCATGCTTAGTGATGTGGAGGGACTCTATAGTGGTCCACCGAGCGATCCCCAATCAAAGATTATCCACACCTACATTAATGAAAAACACGGGAAGCTAATTAATTTTGGGGAGAAGTCTCGTGTGGGAAGAGGTGGAATGCAAGCTAAGGTGGCAGCTGCTGTTACTGCTGCATCAAAGGGCGTACCTGCTGTAATTGCAAG TGGATTTGTAACAGATAGCATTATTAAGATTATGCGAGGAGAGAAAATTGGTACACTTTTCCATAATGAAGCAAATGTCTGGGATTGTTCAAAGGAGGTGACAACCCGTGAGATGGCAGTTGCTGCAAAAGATTGCTCACGGCATCTCCAG AATTTGTCATCGGAGGAGCGTAAGAAGATTTTGCTAGATATTGCCGGTGCTCTGGATGCAAATGTGGATTTAATTATATCCGAGAATGAAGCTGATCTAGCTGCGGCACAAGATTCAGGTTACGAGAAATCCTTGGTTGCTAGGATGACCCTGAAGGCTGGAAAG ATAACAAGCCTTGCTGAATCGATTCGTGCAATTGCGGACATGGAGGACCCTATCTCACATACACTGAAAAAAACAGAG GTTGCCAAGGATTTAGTTTTCGAGAAGATGTACTGCCCATTAGGTGTTCTTCTAATTATTTTTGAGTCTCGTCCTGATGCCCTGGTCCAG ATTGCAGCTCTAGCAATCCGAAGTGGAAATGGCCTTCTTCTGAAAGGAGGAAAAGAAGCTATGAGATCAAACACAATATTACATAAG GTCATAACCAGTGTGATTCCAGATGCTGTTGGTAAAAAGCTTATTGGCCTTGTGAAAAGCAAAGATGAAATTGCTGATCTTCTAAAG CTTGACGATGTGATTGATCTTGTTATTCCAAGAGGCAGTAACAGGCTTGTTTCTCAAATCAAAGCACAAACCAAGATTCCCGTTCTGGGTCATGCTG ATGGTATCTGCCATGTTTATATTGATAAATCAGCTGACATGGACATGGCAAAACGTATAGTATTGGATGCAAAGGTTGATTATCCTGCAGCGTGTAATGCTATG GAAACACTGCTTGTTCATAAAGATCTGAACAAGACAGAGGGTCTTGATGATTTATTGATGGAACTTGCGAAAGAAG GAGTTGTTATTTATGGTGGGCCTGTCGCACATGACACATTGAAAGTACCGAAGGTAGATTCATTTCATCATGAGTATAGCTCAATGGCATGCACCCTCGAATTTGTTGATGATGTGCAGTCAGCGATTGACCATATAAATCGTTATGGAAG TGCACACACAGATTGTATTATCACAACTGATAAGAAGTCAGCGGATACTTTTCTACAACAAGTTGACAG TGCTGCTGTGTTCCATAATGCAAGCACAAGGTTCTGTGATGGGACTCGCTTTGGTCTAGGTGCAGAG GTTGGCATAAGTACAGGGCGCATACATGCCCGTGGACCTGTTGGCGTCGACGGTCTTTTAACCACTCGGTG CATTCTGCGAGGGAGTGGACAAGTAGTGAACGGTGACAAGGGAGTTGTGTACACCCACAAGGATCTTCCTTTGCAATGA
- the LOC123071411 gene encoding pentatricopeptide repeat-containing protein At3g46790, chloroplastic, giving the protein MFASAPAGSLHLSHPAFGARRPRLARCRSSLSSSGAAPPPANANHLIQTLCASGRLSRAAALLQGLPAPTQRTYESLLQAAARAGDAALAAAVHRRLEADPVFRSDPFLSTRLIDAYAALGALPAARQVFDEAPDKNIFVWNALLKALTLADHGDEALARLADMGRFGVPVDSYSYTHGLKACIAVSASHAPASARVREVHAHAIHRGYALHMHVATTLIDCYAKLGIVGYAENVFAAMPERNVVSWSAMIACYAKNERPADAIELFKDMLASDADLVPNSITIVSVLNACAGVNALGHGKLLHAYILRRGFDSLVSVLNALMAMYMRCGRLEVGRHIFNWIGRRRDVVSWNSLISGYGMHGFGREALQVFEEMIQIGLSPSIITFISVLGACSHAGLVDEGKKLFESMMDYGVKPRAEHYACMVDLLGRAGQLDEAVELIQSMHIEPSPQVWGALLGACRIHGHVEYAEMACSRLFDLEPRNAGNYVLLADIYSRAKLQDQVAVLKELLEEHGLEKVPGCSWMEVNKKIHSFTSVDNKNPPVEQLQALIGEFVAQMKNEGYVPDTDIVMYDIEEEEKERILLGHSEKLAVAFGLINTRSSEVIRITKNLRLCEDCHSVTKFISKFTEREIVVKDVNRFHRFRVGICSCGDYW; this is encoded by the coding sequence ATGTTCGCCTCCGCTCCCGCGGGTTCGCTCCACCTCTCCCACCCGGCGTTCGGCGCCAGGCGCCCAAGGCTCGCGCGCTGCAGGTCGTCCCTGTCGTCGTCGGGCGCGGCGCCCCCGCCGGCCAACGCGAACCACCTTATCCAGACGCTCTGCGCCAGCGGCCGCCTCTCCCGCGCCGCGGCGCTCCTCCAGGGCCTCCCCGCGCCCACGCAGCGCACCTACGAGTCGctcctccaggccgccgcccgggCCGGGGACGCCGCGCTCGCCGCGGCCGTCCACCGCCGGCTCGAGGCCGACCCGGTCTTCCGCTCCGACCCGTTCCTCTCCACCCGCCTCATCGACGCATACGCCGCGCTCGGCGCGCTCCCGGCCGCGCGCCAGGTGTTCGACGAGGCGCCCGACAAGAACATCTTCGTGTGGAACGCGCTGCTCAAGGCCCTCACGCTCGCCGACCATGGCGACGAGGCGCTCGCGCGCTTGGCCGACATGGGGCGGTTCGGCGTTCCCGTCGACAGCTACAGCTACACGCACGGGCTCAAGGCGTGCATCGCTGTGTCGGCGTCGCACGCACCTGCCTCCGCCCGTGTACGCGAGGTACACGCACATGCCATCCACCGTGGCTACGCATTGCACATGCATGTCGCCACTACTCTTATTGACTGCTATGCAAAGCTTGGGATCGTCGGCTATGCTGAGAATGTGTTTGCTGCAATGCCAGAGAGGAACGTTGTTTCCTGGAGTGCCATGATTGCGTGCTATGCCAAGAATGAGAGACCTGCTGATGCCATTGAGCTGTTCAAGGATATGCTGGCTTCTGATGCAGACCTGGTGCCTAACTCGATCACAATAGTAAGCGTCTTGAATGCATGCGCAGGAGTAAACGCGCTTGGTCATGGCAAACTATTGCATGCATATATTCTTCGGAGGGGCTTCGACTCACTTGTTTCTGTACTGAACGCATTGATGGCAATGTACATGAGATGTGGACGCCTTGAAGTTGGCCGGCATATCTTCAATTGGATAGGACGCCGGAGAGATGTTGTGTCGTGGAATTCACTTATATCAGGATATGGGATGCATGGCTTTGGCCGTGAGGCGCTtcaggtgtttgaggaaatgattcAAATTGGGTTATCACCGAGTATCATAACATTTATCAGTGTTCTTGGGGCTTGTAGCCATGCCGGACTTGTGGATGAGGGGAAGAAGTTGTTTGAGTCGAtgatggattatggtgtcaaaCCCCGTGCAGAGCACTATGCTTGCATGGTAGACCTCCTTGGTCGTGCTGGGCAGTTGGATGAAGCAGTGGAGCTCATACAGAGCATGCACATTGAGCCAAGTCCTCAAGTGTGGGGTGCACTGCTTGGAGCTTGCCGTATTCATGGCCATGTGGAGTACGCAGAGATGGCTTGCTCTCGTCTCTTTGATCTTGAACCCAGAAATGCCGGCAACTATGTACTACTTGCTGATATTTATTCTCGAGCTAAACTGCAAGACCAAGTTGCCGTGCTAAAGGAGCTGCTTGAGGAGCATGGGCTGGAGAAGGTGCCGGGGTGCAGCTGGATGGAGGTGAACAAGAAGATACACTCTTTCACATCTGTGGACAACAAGAACCCGCCGGTTGAGCAGCTTCAAGCTCTGATAGGTGAGTTTGTGGCACAGATGAAAAATGAGGGCTATGTCCCTGACACAGATATAGTCATGTATGacattgaagaagaagaaaaggaaaggatCTTGCTTGGCCACAGTGAGAAGCTGGCAGTTGCATTTGGGCTTATCAACACCCGAAGCAGTGAAGTAATCAGGATCACCAAGAACCTGAGGCTATGTGAGGACTGTCATTCAGTCACCAAGTTCATCTCCAAATTCACAGAGCGCGAAATCGTTGTGAAGGATGTGAATCGGTTTCACCGCTTCAGGGTTGGAATTTGTTCGTGTGGCGATTATTGGTGA